One region of Deltaproteobacteria bacterium genomic DNA includes:
- a CDS encoding GDP-mannose 4,6-dehydratase produces the protein MKQALITGITGQDGSYLAELLLEKGYAVHGLVRRSAIEDPEHRLS, from the coding sequence ATGAAACAAGCTCTAATCACAGGGATTACGGGTCAGGATGGGAGCTATCTTGCGGAACTGCTTCTCGAAAAGGGTTACGCGGTCCATGGTCTGGTGCGGCGCTCGGCCATTGAGGATCCTGAACATCGTCTTTCA
- a CDS encoding glycosyltransferase family 9 protein → MMKKILLIKLCCIGDVIFTTPLIRTIRQNFPGDNVSYLVGKWSRDVLMANPRLDEVMVYDPPQFAGNKLRALVETATCLIRLRQKRFDTALILHRTSVAGLFAKMAGIQRRIGFDYDGSGKYLTEKVYFRKKKHEVDRYLDLATPLGIETESCDPTTEVFVSQESEAHIDALMEANEIDKDRLMVAICAGGGKNPGTLMLLKRWIPEGFVETAKYLIQELDVAVVFVGGSGDEKVTKWIMERIPGKAYDLVGKTTFAQLASLLKRCALFIGGDTGPLHIAAGVGTPTIALFGPSDPRLVAPRGKKHIHIWKGIDCSPCYYPDTSFRKSSFSCNEGFECMRSITTEDVVDSIKKLLG, encoded by the coding sequence ATGATGAAAAAGATCTTGCTAATCAAGCTGTGCTGTATTGGAGACGTCATATTTACTACACCTCTGATCAGAACTATCCGGCAGAATTTCCCGGGTGACAACGTCTCCTACCTGGTTGGAAAGTGGAGCAGAGACGTTCTCATGGCCAATCCTCGCCTGGATGAGGTGATGGTCTATGATCCGCCACAATTTGCCGGGAACAAGTTGAGGGCTCTTGTAGAAACGGCAACCTGTCTGATACGGCTGAGACAAAAACGATTCGACACCGCTCTGATACTTCACAGAACCTCTGTTGCCGGTCTATTCGCCAAGATGGCGGGTATTCAAAGGAGGATAGGCTTTGATTATGACGGGTCTGGGAAATACCTAACAGAAAAGGTCTACTTCCGCAAAAAAAAACACGAAGTTGACCGGTATCTTGACCTGGCAACACCGCTTGGCATTGAGACAGAGTCGTGTGACCCGACTACCGAAGTTTTCGTTTCTCAAGAAAGTGAAGCACACATAGACGCTTTGATGGAAGCGAACGAAATAGACAAAGACAGGTTGATGGTAGCAATATGTGCAGGAGGTGGAAAGAATCCCGGAACTCTCATGCTACTGAAAAGGTGGATTCCGGAAGGATTCGTTGAGACAGCGAAGTACCTGATACAAGAACTGGATGTGGCGGTGGTTTTTGTAGGCGGATCAGGAGACGAAAAGGTAACGAAATGGATCATGGAAAGAATTCCAGGGAAGGCTTATGACCTTGTGGGGAAGACTACGTTTGCTCAGCTTGCAAGTCTGCTCAAGAGATGTGCCCTCTTTATAGGAGGTGATACCGGACCATTGCATATCGCTGCAGGTGTTGGCACTCCAACGATTGCGTTATTTGGGCCGTCGGATCCAAGGCTTGTGGCGCCGAGAGGAAAAAAGCATATCCATATCTGGAAAGGTATTGACTGTAGTCCGTGCTATTACCCAGACACCAGTTTCAGGAAGAGCTCGTTTTCTTGTAATGAAGGTTTTGAGTGCATGAGGTCCATCACAACCGAAGATGTAGTAGATTCTATAAAGAAATTGTTGGGATGA